One Streptomyces drozdowiczii DNA segment encodes these proteins:
- a CDS encoding NAD-dependent protein deacetylase — MRMRPTLSWTPTAGLPPATTDLEPVVEALGRGGVLVLSGAGISTESGIPDYRGEGGSLSRHTPMTYQDFTSGAQARRRYWARSHLGWKTFRRALPNAGHRAVAAFGRGGALAGVITQNVDGLHQAAGSEDVVELHGGLDRVVCLNCGTFVARREVARRLEEANPGFQPVAAGVNPDGDADLTDEQVGDFRVVPCEVCGGVLKPDVVFFGESVPPARVEHCRELVRTASSLLVLGSSLTVMSGLRFVRQAAQAGKPVLIVNREPTRGDGQAVARIGLPLGAALGTVADRLGLRVED; from the coding sequence ATGCGCATGCGCCCCACTCTGAGCTGGACCCCCACCGCGGGGCTGCCCCCGGCCACCACCGACCTGGAACCCGTCGTCGAAGCGCTCGGCCGGGGCGGTGTGCTGGTGCTGAGCGGGGCCGGGATCTCGACGGAGTCCGGCATCCCCGACTACCGGGGCGAGGGCGGCAGCCTGAGCCGGCACACCCCGATGACGTACCAGGACTTCACCTCCGGCGCCCAGGCCCGCCGCCGGTACTGGGCGCGCAGCCACCTCGGCTGGAAGACGTTCCGGCGGGCCCTTCCGAACGCCGGTCACCGGGCGGTCGCCGCGTTCGGGCGCGGGGGCGCGCTCGCCGGGGTGATCACCCAGAACGTGGACGGGCTGCACCAGGCCGCCGGCAGCGAGGACGTGGTGGAGCTCCACGGCGGCCTGGACCGGGTCGTCTGTCTGAACTGCGGGACGTTCGTCGCGCGCCGCGAGGTCGCCCGGCGGCTCGAAGAGGCGAACCCCGGTTTCCAGCCGGTGGCCGCCGGGGTCAATCCGGACGGCGACGCCGATCTCACCGACGAGCAGGTCGGGGACTTCCGGGTGGTGCCGTGCGAGGTCTGCGGCGGCGTCCTCAAGCCGGACGTGGTGTTCTTCGGCGAGTCGGTGCCCCCGGCGCGGGTCGAGCACTGCCGCGAGCTGGTCCGTACGGCATCCTCGCTGCTCGTCCTGGGGTCCTCGCTGACGGTGATGTCCGGGCTCCGGTTCGTCCGGCAGGCGGCGCAGGCCGGGAAGCCGGTGCTCATCGTCAACCGGGAGCCGACCCGGGGCGACGGCCAGGCCGTCGCACGGATCGGGCTCCCGCTGGGTGCGGCCCTGGGGACGGTGGCGGACCGGCTGGGGCTGCGCGTGGAGGACTAG
- a CDS encoding glutaredoxin domain-containing protein, with protein MTRAWLLPTLFLASGAAVAAGLIVRGSTREGVILLVAFTLLAALNSPLVFPRSLSAAEARRRSAADGRPIVFWRPGCAYCLRLRFRLRRHARRLHWVDIWRDPEAAAAVRAVNDGNETVPTVFVAGQPHTNPDPAWVRARIARPGR; from the coding sequence ATGACGCGTGCCTGGCTGCTGCCGACCCTCTTCCTCGCCTCCGGAGCGGCCGTCGCCGCCGGGCTGATCGTCCGGGGGAGTACCCGCGAAGGCGTCATCCTTCTGGTGGCCTTCACGTTGCTCGCGGCCCTGAACTCGCCCCTGGTCTTCCCGAGGTCGCTCAGCGCGGCGGAGGCCCGACGCCGCAGCGCGGCCGACGGCCGGCCGATCGTCTTCTGGCGGCCCGGCTGCGCGTACTGCCTGCGGCTGCGGTTCCGGCTGCGCCGGCACGCCCGACGGCTGCACTGGGTCGACATCTGGCGCGACCCCGAGGCCGCCGCCGCGGTGCGGGCGGTCAACGACGGCAACGAGACCGTGCCGACCGTCTTCGTGGCGGGGCAGCCCCACACCAACCCGGACCCGGCGTGGGTACGCGCCCGGATCGCCCGGCCAGGCCGCTAG
- a CDS encoding DUF3626 domain-containing protein, with translation MDSLSLPTLQRRALAHVAALSSGPAADPALRVTLNFHPDRLLDGRPMLDAMAGTGVYSSQFVTGTSNGGLTAHPGGDRWRWESRIFGGAYDGAAAGERPVYGALNFRRYAVGGAPRFGSAHFRLDAGALERTTFCYPDSFLEPTDFGVAARLGLIALARADERDVLDDYIEAQVHGPVRPARDAEALVLDPCYRGTDVEAAAGRLGCPVEWHSGFRLTVDELRRHPGYRGQEYVELGAAIAVDGVLDPRIVGEAARAGRFDPQAVKKVWHCLARFGHPCEDRTAVATGASGEAVSAWTDR, from the coding sequence ATGGACTCCCTCTCCTTGCCCACGCTCCAGCGGCGCGCCCTCGCCCATGTCGCGGCGCTCTCCTCGGGCCCTGCGGCGGACCCGGCCCTGCGCGTGACCCTCAACTTCCACCCGGACCGGCTGCTGGACGGCAGGCCGATGCTGGACGCGATGGCCGGGACCGGTGTCTACTCCTCGCAGTTCGTGACCGGCACGAGCAACGGCGGTCTCACGGCGCATCCGGGCGGCGACCGGTGGCGGTGGGAGAGCAGGATCTTCGGCGGTGCGTACGACGGCGCGGCGGCCGGGGAGCGGCCCGTCTACGGGGCGTTGAACTTCCGCCGGTACGCGGTCGGCGGGGCGCCGAGGTTCGGCTCCGCGCACTTCCGGCTGGACGCCGGGGCGTTGGAGCGTACGACCTTCTGCTATCCGGACAGCTTCCTGGAACCGACGGACTTCGGGGTCGCCGCGCGCCTGGGTCTGATCGCCCTCGCGCGGGCCGATGAGCGGGACGTGCTCGACGACTACATCGAGGCGCAGGTCCACGGGCCGGTGCGCCCGGCCCGCGATGCGGAGGCGCTGGTCCTGGACCCCTGCTACCGGGGCACCGATGTGGAGGCCGCCGCCGGGCGCCTGGGCTGCCCGGTGGAGTGGCACTCCGGGTTCCGGCTCACGGTGGACGAGTTGCGCCGGCATCCCGGTTACCGGGGGCAGGAGTACGTGGAGCTGGGCGCGGCCATCGCCGTGGACGGCGTCCTCGACCCCCGTATCGTCGGGGAGGCGGCGCGCGCGGGGCGTTTCGATCCGCAGGCGGTCAAGAAGGTGTGGCACTGCCTGGCACGCTTCGGCCACCCGTGCGAGGACCGGACCGCGGTGGCCACCGGGGCGTCGGGCGAGGCCGTGTCGGCCTGGACGGACAGATGA
- a CDS encoding DUF5133 domain-containing protein, translated as MLLPTPADLRAALSRYADAVIEDERRSTPDTIRQREDTAYTLCVMTGVSDVRDALSTADALLSRGTSVADADRADHSGAVPV; from the coding sequence GTGCTGCTTCCCACGCCCGCAGATCTGCGTGCCGCGCTGTCCCGTTATGCCGACGCGGTGATCGAGGACGAGCGCCGTTCCACCCCGGACACCATCCGGCAACGGGAGGACACCGCGTACACCCTGTGCGTCATGACGGGCGTCAGTGACGTGCGCGACGCCCTGAGCACCGCCGACGCCCTGCTGAGCCGGGGCACCTCGGTCGCGGACGCCGACCGGGCGGACCACTCGGGGGCGGTGCCCGTCTGA
- a CDS encoding VOC family protein has protein sequence MTTKLGAFVLGTPDPTALADFYRALLGWEEAERDPEWVRLRAPEQERPSLSFQLEADHTPPVWPQLPGTQQMQAHLDLEVDDLEAETRRACALGATLEELQPQKDVRVLRDPHGHPFCLFLPGA, from the coding sequence ATGACGACGAAGCTCGGTGCCTTTGTGCTCGGTACGCCCGACCCCACCGCCCTGGCCGATTTCTACCGCGCCCTGCTGGGCTGGGAGGAGGCCGAACGGGACCCCGAGTGGGTCCGGCTGAGGGCTCCCGAACAGGAGCGCCCCAGCCTCAGCTTCCAGCTCGAGGCGGACCACACGCCTCCGGTGTGGCCGCAGCTCCCGGGCACCCAGCAGATGCAGGCGCACCTGGACCTGGAGGTGGACGACCTGGAGGCGGAGACCCGGCGGGCGTGTGCCCTGGGCGCGACACTGGAGGAACTCCAGCCGCAGAAGGACGTACGGGTCCTGCGCGACCCCCACGGCCACCCGTTCTGCCTGTTCCTGCCGGGCGCCTGA
- a CDS encoding cation:proton antiporter → MTLVHGIYAAAGIGILMAAVLPPLVRRRPFSIPMVFLLAGAAIALLPLGVPVVDPVRDRVWVEHVTEVCVIVSLMGAGLAIDRPFGWRTWAGAWRFLGLALPLTVGGVALLGGWLMGWPPAVALLLAGALAPTDPVLAAEVRVGEPTSGDDEEDEEEVRFTLTSEAGLNDGLAMPFVLAAVALAAAGGGWSAGWVGHWLLADVLMRAVVGLVAGVAVGRLLGRLFFRSRHARLSQQMEGFTALGATFTAYGLTELLHGYGFLAVFVAACTIRGAERSHGYHQVLHGFSEQIERLLTAVLLFLLGGYLVADGLADLPWQGALLGLALILVIRPAAGAAAQLGFPAEPRERAVTALFGIRGIGSLFYLAYALGEGPFTRYADELWAVTAFTVLVSVLLHGATATPVIRHLDRRRERVS, encoded by the coding sequence ATGACGTTGGTGCACGGCATATACGCGGCGGCGGGAATCGGCATCCTGATGGCCGCTGTCCTTCCCCCACTGGTCCGTCGACGGCCGTTCTCCATACCCATGGTGTTCCTGCTGGCGGGTGCGGCGATCGCCCTGCTGCCGCTCGGTGTGCCCGTCGTGGATCCCGTGCGGGACCGGGTGTGGGTCGAGCATGTGACGGAAGTCTGCGTGATCGTCTCGCTGATGGGGGCCGGGCTCGCGATCGACCGGCCCTTCGGATGGCGTACCTGGGCGGGTGCCTGGCGCTTCCTGGGGCTTGCCCTGCCGCTCACCGTCGGCGGTGTGGCGCTGCTCGGCGGGTGGCTCATGGGCTGGCCGCCGGCGGTGGCCCTGCTGCTGGCCGGTGCGCTGGCGCCGACCGATCCGGTGCTGGCGGCGGAGGTGCGGGTCGGGGAGCCGACCAGCGGGGACGACGAGGAGGACGAGGAGGAGGTCCGGTTCACGCTGACCTCGGAGGCCGGTCTCAACGACGGGCTCGCGATGCCGTTCGTGCTGGCCGCCGTTGCGCTGGCCGCGGCGGGCGGCGGCTGGTCGGCGGGGTGGGTCGGCCACTGGCTGCTGGCCGATGTGCTGATGCGGGCGGTGGTCGGACTGGTCGCGGGGGTGGCCGTGGGACGGCTGCTCGGCCGGCTGTTCTTCCGCTCCCGGCACGCCCGCCTCTCGCAGCAGATGGAGGGCTTCACCGCGCTCGGGGCCACGTTCACCGCGTACGGGCTGACCGAGCTGCTCCACGGATACGGGTTCCTCGCGGTGTTCGTCGCGGCGTGCACCATCCGGGGCGCCGAGCGCAGCCACGGCTACCACCAGGTGCTGCACGGTTTCAGCGAACAGATCGAGCGGCTGCTGACCGCCGTGCTGCTGTTCCTGCTGGGCGGCTATCTGGTCGCCGACGGTCTGGCGGACCTTCCGTGGCAGGGCGCGCTCCTCGGCCTGGCGCTGATCCTGGTGATCCGCCCGGCCGCCGGCGCCGCGGCCCAACTCGGGTTCCCGGCCGAGCCGCGCGAGCGGGCGGTCACGGCCCTGTTCGGCATCCGGGGCATCGGCTCGCTCTTCTACCTGGCGTACGCGCTCGGCGAAGGGCCGTTCACACGGTACGCCGACGAGCTGTGGGCGGTCACGGCGTTCACGGTGCTGGTCTCCGTGCTCCTGCACGGTGCGACGGCGACCCCGGTGATCCGGCACCTGGACCGGCGGCGGGAGCGGGTCTCCTAG
- a CDS encoding ABC transporter permease, whose amino-acid sequence MSALGRVVRSGVARRRVQTLVVGLATMMAVAASVLAGSLLVVSGAPFDDAFARQHGAHLSVRFDADEVSAARLAETAHTEGVHAAAGPFRTATITPRADATGPGWPLTVTGRADPGGDVDEVALTEGRWAARPGEIVLSAGSSLFPVLGKEIRFTGATGDPALTVVGVARSATGTSDAWVVPAQMPALTPPGTGGYQMLYRFTEADTAARISAGAARVKASLPAGAATGEQSWLTVRRNAEQDTALYVPFLLAFGALGLVMSVLTVGNVVASAVGTGTRRIGILKAVGFTPAQVVRAYVGQALIPASAGTVLGIVAGHLLAVPVMAETEEAYGTSSLAVAPWVDAAVVAGALGLVSATAWAAARRAGRLRTVDALAVGRGASAARGRWAARAAGRLPLPQPVALGLVRPFARPARALAMGAAILFGTVAVTFTVGMAASLGEVMKAKAHDAADVVVPAPLPDFGPPGADRPARRDPADPAAVAAAIEAAPGTGKHYSAATVRATVDGLTGTTDVVAFTGDASWGGYTMVAGRWIARPGEAAVPSPFLTATGTRIGDTLTLGGLGAPVTVRIVGEVLDPRNDGMQVFTDAATLDAAHPDLTETSHHIAVARGTDAHAYADALDKTLRPLGATARAGGLGAGGDMVATLDALSAILTLMLVAVAALGVLNGVLLDTRERVREIGIHKALGMTPRQTVAMVLTSVAVTGLAAGCLGVPLGIALHRRVLPAMGGSVGLRLPDSVLAVYPPAGLLPLVLGGLVIAALGALLPAGWAARARTAVALRTE is encoded by the coding sequence ATGAGCGCCCTCGGCCGGGTGGTGCGCTCCGGAGTGGCGCGGCGCCGCGTCCAGACCCTGGTCGTCGGACTCGCCACGATGATGGCCGTGGCCGCGTCCGTACTCGCCGGATCGCTGCTCGTGGTCTCCGGCGCCCCCTTCGACGACGCGTTCGCCCGACAGCACGGCGCCCACCTGTCCGTGCGGTTCGACGCGGACGAGGTGAGCGCCGCGCGGCTGGCGGAGACCGCGCACACCGAAGGCGTACACGCGGCGGCGGGCCCCTTCCGCACGGCCACGATCACCCCGCGCGCCGACGCCACCGGCCCCGGCTGGCCTCTCACCGTGACGGGCCGGGCGGACCCGGGCGGCGACGTGGACGAGGTGGCCCTGACCGAGGGACGCTGGGCCGCGCGCCCCGGCGAGATCGTCCTCTCCGCCGGCTCCTCCCTCTTCCCCGTCCTGGGCAAGGAGATCCGCTTCACCGGAGCGACCGGCGACCCCGCGCTGACCGTCGTCGGTGTCGCCCGCTCGGCCACCGGCACCTCCGACGCCTGGGTGGTCCCCGCCCAGATGCCGGCCCTGACCCCGCCCGGCACCGGCGGCTACCAGATGCTCTACCGCTTCACCGAGGCGGACACCGCCGCGCGGATCTCCGCGGGCGCCGCGCGCGTCAAGGCGTCCCTGCCCGCCGGGGCAGCCACCGGCGAGCAGTCCTGGCTGACCGTCAGGAGGAACGCCGAGCAGGACACCGCCCTGTACGTCCCCTTCCTCCTCGCGTTCGGCGCCCTGGGCCTGGTCATGTCCGTCCTCACCGTCGGCAACGTCGTCGCCTCCGCCGTCGGTACGGGGACACGCCGCATCGGCATCCTCAAGGCCGTCGGCTTCACCCCCGCCCAGGTCGTACGGGCTTACGTGGGCCAGGCGCTGATCCCCGCGTCCGCGGGGACCGTCCTCGGCATCGTCGCGGGACACCTGCTCGCCGTCCCCGTGATGGCCGAGACCGAAGAGGCGTACGGCACCTCGTCCCTGGCCGTCGCGCCCTGGGTCGACGCGGCGGTCGTCGCCGGGGCGCTCGGCCTCGTCTCGGCGACCGCGTGGGCCGCCGCCCGGCGGGCGGGCCGGCTGCGTACGGTCGACGCGCTCGCCGTGGGACGTGGCGCCTCGGCGGCGCGCGGCCGGTGGGCGGCCAGGGCCGCCGGACGCCTGCCGCTGCCGCAGCCCGTCGCGCTCGGCCTGGTCCGGCCGTTCGCCCGGCCCGCCCGCGCGCTGGCCATGGGCGCCGCGATCCTCTTCGGCACCGTCGCCGTCACGTTCACCGTGGGGATGGCCGCCTCGCTCGGCGAGGTGATGAAGGCCAAGGCGCACGACGCCGCCGACGTCGTCGTGCCCGCGCCGCTGCCGGACTTCGGGCCCCCGGGAGCCGACCGCCCCGCGCGGCGCGACCCGGCCGACCCGGCGGCCGTCGCGGCCGCGATCGAGGCGGCCCCGGGCACCGGGAAGCACTACAGCGCCGCCACGGTCCGCGCCACCGTGGACGGGCTCACCGGCACCACCGACGTCGTCGCCTTCACCGGCGACGCCTCCTGGGGCGGCTACACCATGGTCGCCGGCCGCTGGATCGCCCGGCCGGGCGAGGCCGCCGTCCCGTCCCCGTTCCTCACCGCCACCGGCACCCGCATCGGCGACACGCTCACCCTCGGCGGCCTGGGCGCACCCGTCACCGTACGGATCGTCGGCGAGGTCCTGGACCCGCGCAACGACGGCATGCAGGTCTTCACGGACGCGGCGACCCTCGATGCGGCCCACCCGGACCTGACGGAGACCAGCCACCACATCGCGGTCGCCCGGGGCACCGACGCGCACGCCTACGCCGACGCGCTCGACAAGACCCTGCGGCCCCTGGGCGCCACGGCCAGGGCGGGCGGGCTCGGCGCGGGCGGCGACATGGTCGCCACGCTCGACGCCCTGTCCGCGATCCTCACGCTGATGCTCGTCGCCGTCGCCGCGCTCGGCGTGCTCAACGGGGTGCTTCTCGACACCCGCGAGCGCGTCCGGGAGATCGGCATCCACAAGGCCCTCGGCATGACGCCCCGCCAGACCGTCGCCATGGTCCTCACCTCGGTCGCCGTCACGGGCCTCGCCGCGGGCTGCCTCGGCGTTCCGCTCGGCATCGCCCTGCACCGCCGCGTCCTGCCCGCGATGGGCGGCAGCGTGGGCCTGCGCCTCCCCGACTCCGTACTCGCGGTCTATCCCCCGGCCGGACTGCTCCCGCTCGTCCTCGGCGGCCTCGTCATCGCCGCCCTGGGCGCCCTGCTGCCCGCGGGCTGGGCCGCCAGGGCCCGTACGGCGGTGGCCTTGCGCACCGAGTAG
- a CDS encoding ABC transporter ATP-binding protein, with protein MTSPLIELREVSRRYDDGPPALHEASLTVLPGEAVAILGPSGSGKSTLLNLLAGLDRPDTGTVTVDGVRVDQLGEAASALYRRARIGMVFQFFHLLDDLTVADNVALPARLAGLPRGEAARRAAELLQRLGIDRHARAHPGRLSGGQRQRVAVARALMNRPALLLADEPTGALDTAAGQDVSRLLTELNAEGQTVVLVTHDLALARSCTRRTIRIADGRITHDLPSRSVAPEAAR; from the coding sequence ATGACCAGCCCGCTGATCGAACTGCGCGAGGTGAGCCGTCGCTACGACGACGGACCGCCCGCCCTGCACGAGGCATCGCTCACCGTGCTGCCGGGGGAGGCCGTCGCGATCCTCGGCCCCTCCGGCAGCGGCAAGTCCACGCTCCTCAACCTCCTCGCCGGCCTCGACCGCCCCGACACCGGCACGGTCACCGTCGACGGCGTGCGCGTCGACCAGCTGGGCGAGGCCGCGTCCGCGCTGTACCGGCGCGCCCGGATCGGCATGGTCTTCCAGTTCTTCCACCTGCTGGACGACCTGACCGTCGCCGACAACGTCGCCCTGCCCGCCCGCCTCGCGGGCCTGCCCCGGGGCGAGGCGGCCCGCCGGGCCGCCGAACTCCTCCAACGGCTCGGCATCGACCGCCACGCCCGCGCCCACCCCGGCCGGCTCTCCGGCGGCCAGCGCCAGCGCGTCGCCGTGGCCCGGGCCCTGATGAACCGCCCGGCGCTGCTCCTGGCCGACGAGCCGACCGGAGCCCTGGACACCGCCGCCGGACAGGACGTCAGCCGACTGCTCACCGAACTCAACGCCGAGGGCCAGACCGTCGTCCTCGTCACCCACGACCTCGCGCTCGCCCGCTCCTGCACCCGCCGCACCATCCGCATCGCCGACGGCCGCATCACCCACGACCTGCCGTCACGGTCCGTCGCCCCGGAGGCCGCCCGATGA
- a CDS encoding sensor histidine kinase, whose translation MWEDAVRAGGPPPRPTARARWFDVLVALVLGVATVYYGVDNADNVVVRVVGGTAYALERPSGTGGMAFMVALAAVASGALVLRRRCPLAVLCVVTAATLATPQSVMRLTFYAFVIAVYSAAVYSPYRVATLVALPVSVVLVGTSGNSVTPIVPNEYIALLILIPMAVAAVGLRTWKLRSDEGRARLSVLEREQEEALRRAVEQERARIARELHDVVTHNVSVMIIQAGAARTIMKSSPELAGEALLAVEAGGRAAMTELRHVMGLLTATAEDGEADSGAVVPAPQPGLDQLEVLVGRVRDTGLPVGLAVTGRARPLPPGIELAAYRVVQEALTNTVKHASGASAAVSVAYGPRRLRVEVTDTGGRPGAGAGSGRGLIGLRERLAVHDGTLSTGPLPGGGYRVEALIPLETP comes from the coding sequence ATGTGGGAGGACGCGGTACGGGCGGGCGGTCCGCCGCCCCGGCCCACCGCGCGTGCCCGGTGGTTCGACGTGCTGGTGGCGCTGGTCCTGGGCGTCGCCACCGTGTACTACGGCGTGGACAACGCGGACAACGTGGTGGTGCGGGTGGTCGGCGGCACGGCCTACGCCTTGGAACGCCCGTCCGGCACGGGCGGGATGGCCTTCATGGTGGCGCTCGCGGCCGTCGCCTCGGGCGCCCTGGTGCTGCGCCGCCGCTGCCCGCTGGCCGTGCTGTGCGTGGTGACGGCCGCGACGCTGGCGACCCCGCAGAGCGTGATGCGCCTGACGTTCTACGCGTTCGTGATCGCGGTGTACAGCGCGGCCGTGTACAGCCCGTACCGGGTGGCGACGCTCGTGGCGCTGCCGGTGTCGGTGGTGCTGGTGGGGACCTCCGGGAATTCGGTGACGCCGATCGTCCCCAACGAGTACATCGCGCTGCTGATCCTGATTCCGATGGCCGTGGCCGCCGTGGGTCTGCGGACGTGGAAGCTGCGGTCCGACGAGGGGCGGGCGCGGCTCTCCGTCCTGGAGCGCGAGCAGGAGGAGGCGCTGCGCCGCGCGGTGGAGCAGGAACGGGCCAGGATCGCCCGTGAGTTGCACGATGTCGTCACGCACAACGTCAGCGTGATGATCATCCAGGCGGGTGCCGCCCGCACGATCATGAAGTCCTCGCCCGAGCTGGCCGGTGAGGCGCTGCTCGCCGTGGAGGCGGGCGGCCGGGCGGCGATGACCGAACTCCGGCATGTGATGGGCCTGTTGACCGCGACCGCCGAGGACGGGGAGGCGGACTCGGGTGCTGTGGTGCCGGCGCCGCAGCCCGGGCTCGACCAGTTGGAGGTGCTGGTGGGGCGGGTCCGGGACACCGGGCTGCCGGTCGGGCTCGCGGTGACGGGGCGGGCCCGCCCGCTGCCGCCGGGGATCGAACTCGCCGCGTACCGGGTCGTCCAGGAGGCCCTGACGAACACGGTGAAGCACGCGTCCGGCGCTTCGGCGGCGGTGTCCGTCGCGTACGGGCCCCGCAGGCTGCGGGTGGAGGTCACCGACACCGGCGGGCGCCCGGGCGCGGGGGCCGGGAGCGGCCGGGGCCTGATCGGACTGCGTGAGCGCCTGGCCGTGCACGACGGCACCCTGAGCACCGGGCCGCTGCCGGGCGGCGGTTACCGTGTGGAGGCCCTGATCCCCCTGGAGACGCCGTGA
- a CDS encoding response regulator, translated as MADDQTLVRTGFRLILGADGIDVVAEAVNGAEAVDAVRRTRPDVVLMDVRMPEMDGLEATRRILTGAAGQPRVIILTTFDLDRYVYAALSAGASGFLLKDVTPEQLTAAVRTVRTGDALLAPAITRRLVQRFTRRGGDTATPHRDLAALTPRELEVLCLLARGLSNAELAARLHLAETTVKTHVARILAKLGLRDRVQAVIVAYETGLISVGEPDGDEGDGEAGPEARTALP; from the coding sequence ATCGCCGACGACCAGACCCTGGTACGCACCGGCTTCCGGCTGATCCTCGGCGCGGACGGCATCGATGTCGTCGCCGAGGCCGTGAACGGCGCGGAGGCGGTCGACGCGGTGCGCCGCACCCGGCCGGACGTGGTGCTGATGGATGTCCGGATGCCCGAGATGGACGGCCTGGAGGCCACCCGCCGCATCCTCACGGGGGCGGCCGGGCAGCCTCGCGTCATCATCCTGACCACGTTCGACCTGGACCGCTATGTGTACGCGGCCCTCTCGGCCGGGGCCAGCGGCTTCCTGCTCAAGGACGTCACGCCGGAGCAGCTGACGGCGGCGGTGCGCACGGTCCGTACCGGGGACGCCCTCCTGGCCCCGGCCATCACCCGCCGCCTCGTTCAGCGGTTCACCCGGCGGGGCGGCGACACGGCCACCCCGCACCGCGACCTCGCCGCGCTCACCCCGCGCGAACTGGAGGTCCTGTGCCTGCTCGCCCGGGGCCTGAGCAACGCGGAACTCGCGGCGCGCCTCCACCTGGCCGAGACGACCGTGAAGACCCACGTCGCCCGCATCCTCGCCAAACTCGGCCTGCGGGACCGCGTCCAGGCGGTCATCGTCGCGTACGAGACGGGGCTGATCAGTGTGGGCGAGCCGGACGGGGACGAGGGGGACGGCGAGGCAGGGCCGGAGGCGCGGACCGCGTTGCCGTAG